In Periophthalmus magnuspinnatus isolate fPerMag1 chromosome 9, fPerMag1.2.pri, whole genome shotgun sequence, the sequence ctcggagtagagccgctgctcctacacgttgagaggaaccagctgaggtggctcgggcatctgctcaggatgcctcctggacgcctccctagggaggtgttctgggcatgtcccaccgggaggaggccccggggaagacccaggacacgctggagggactatgtctctcggctggcctgggaacgccttggggtcccaccggaggagctggaggacgtgtccggggtgagggaagtctgggagtccctgcttagactgctgcccccgcgacccggccccggataagcggaagaaaatggatggatggatggatggataataaaaaataaaaatctctcaCCCCCTCATAAGTTACACAATGTTCCTTTAAAATAATGCAATACTCTCACCATAtaccaaaaaaaactaaagaaaagttATACATACCCCCAAAAAGAACGGTAACAAACATCTCTCGTCTGAGGCCACAGTGAGTGAGTCTATAGTTTACGATGGAGGTACCAGTCACTCCACCAGCTCCTGTTATAAAAGCGGCtgtacacacaaagacacacctCCTGTGTTTCTATTTCACAAGATCTAGACCCTTTAAACAAAACCTGGAGTATTTTAAAGACCGAAGTGAACTTGGTTGGTCGTCTTTGTATCCATGGAGTTCACATAGAGATTTCACATAAAGGTTTACTGGTGTAAGAGTGTAAAAATGCCTTGTAGATCACAATTTACACTGTCAGAATAAAATAACCAGGTTTTAACTCCATTCTTTGAAATGGCAAATAATTGTggcatggcattaaattaaattaattgtgGCTGGGTTattaaataaaaggaaaaatatgacCCAAGAAATGTGAATGAATATGCAAGAGTTGACATTAAACATTGAAACGTTCTAATTTTTGGTCTTTAGATGGCGCCATAGGTCTGTCACAGTATTCAACTTAGCTTGAGCACCCAATGATAATTCTTTGAGATGAGATAAGGCCagggtaaaaacaaaaaaaatatatacaataaccttaaataataaaatgatgtgttgtatttactgtaaagtaaataaagtacaggCCACATCTTGCTTTGAACTTTGACATGACGAAAATTAATTGAGGacatgtaaatatatttgatgtcttttgaaAAAGCGCTTAAGACTTTCTAGACTGAAGGCTGAAACTTGAAGACTTTTGGGAATCGTgataaaagattaaaataatattaacaataaaacaaagaacATCTGAAGATCTTCAACTCATTTGGGTATTCCAATAAGAAACAGTTTAGTGGTTTTGTTTGATAAATGGAAACATATGTGTCTATCAGTGAAAACATGGATTATTATTTAGGAATTCTCACTGGAATTAGGTTTAGCGACGGTCCTTATGTGGAtgcaaataatacatttttattgtgaatcatatgtaactttctggagggggGTTTGGCACCTGTATGCATTCATGCTTGGTACAAGTCACAGATCAGACCAGTAACTTGGCGGTGCTatttacttgtctccatggagatcgactGAAGTTCAgtaacatactgtggaacatttcaggcacagcaataacatctccatggaaaaaaatatgtggcggaccttccatcagaaaagttatatagagcAATGACAATTTTCATTAACAGCAGATGTTTGTGATTGTGTGGACTACACTGTATGTTTTGCTTTCACAATTTGGCATGGATACTCCACAAAGACCACTGTATCTGCAGCTGTGCAATACAAAGGGTGAAGAAtgcaaaatctacaaaaaaaaaatctaaacaaaaacaaattagagACCATTGTCCATGTTGATGCCTTTGTGGGCAGTGAACAGTGCGAGACAACTGTTTATTTGTGCAGATAAAAACATTTATCCCTGAAAGTAAACTCTGTAATCACGTCATTACGTTTTAacagtttttgtacatttttcaacataaaattatTTGAACCATATTTGCCAGGGTGATCTTAGAAAATAGTTTGAAGTTTCATAAACCAGTACCTGGAGCAAATCTGAAATCATAAATATAAATCCAATAATTCATTGTAGGCTCCAACGATGACATTGAAAGGTTTGTCCACAAAGTTAAAACAATTCCTCTAGTGCTCCCAGTCCTGTTGTCCAGCTCCTTTTAGATCACATCTGGTTAATTTTTGGTAGGAAGCAGGGTAAAGGCAGTTTTCCCTTAGACCTGTATCATCCAAGTAGACACCATTATTATTCATCTATGAATACGACACTTCTCTGAGAATCACAAAAGGAACAAGATGGAATTTTGCAAACTTTCAACCACAATTTTGGTCTTGATTCAACATTGTTTCttaatgtcctcaaaatgtccccTCTTGCATATGTCATGATGATCCAGTCTCCAGGTCAGTCTTGCCTATTCACATCCAGCAgtgatgcattatgggtaaatgACATTTGCCTGTCCTCTGTAATTTCAGAAACAGgctcttctgtgttttttaagAGCTGATTCACTTGTATTTGACTCACGCTTCTTATGGAACATATGTTGGCTTTAGGACAATGGGAAGAGATGATGATGGACAAAGGCGAGTGTGCCACTGAAACAAGACCGCCCCCTAGAGGTGTCACTGGGCCATGACATTGATACAAGCACTCGCAGTTATTCCCATTACTACTGGGTTCTGTAAATACGTCTAAGCTTAGTCCATTTGTCTTGAGTCTGATAGAGTCACTGATGCTATGATGAATGGACATGCGATGGCTAACTCTGCTCTCAATTTGCTCCTTTTTACCCAGGATATGACGGTGAATAATTTTGTGAAACGTTAGTCTAAACTCTCGGATGCGGTAAGCATAGATAAATGGGTTGACCACAGAGTTGCCATGGGAGAGGAGAATGGCAAAGTATAAGATCCAACCAGGTGGCCGGTCACAATCGggacaaaataaagtaaaacagtTGATTATGTGTAAGGGAAGCCAACAAACTGCAAATAATCCTACAATAATTGCAAGAGATTTAGCAGCTTGGACCTCCTTTTGCAGCGTAGAGCGTGATTTCTCACCATGAACCACTTTTAGCTCGATTAGTTTAAGCTGGTACCGCGCTGCCATGAAGATGCACAGGTAAATGCCCAACATGAGCAACAATGGCACCAAAACACAGCCGAAGAAATTGAAGTAGACCATGTAGCTCATATCAACCACAGACTCAAAGAAGCAGTTCATGTATccgggaggacagaggagctctGGAGGTAAATGGGGCTCGCTCTCTTCAGGCTCGTGCCAACCCATCATGGGAGTCAGACCGATTATTATAGAAAGCAACCAGCAGATGGCGATGATGCCCCGTGCACGCTGTCCCGTCACCAAACTGTTGTATCTGGAAATATACAAAAAGAATCACTGTAGGGAACTGGGTTACAttgtacattacattttaatttgcctCAATCAAACAACCATACATTATTTCCCAGCTTCAGTGGTCCCCATACTGTGATCTGGAGCAGGTCACCAACTACTGGCAGCAAAGGGAACACAGTACCACTACCTGTGAggcaacaatcctgggaaaattcaaactgTGTACATTCTAAGTAtgcagcaaaatacaactctatgTATGGTTTGGATGaagtaacatggttaaaatgtcaaaaaatgttttattaaggctaatcaAAGTGAAACCTAGCAACACATTCAATCAATCTTAATCATAAAGATAAAAATCCCCTTTGTTTGGAATGAAagtattttattctgttttttattctccactcttctgttttaatgttaattttatgatgattatttgttattatttatgttttgatttgtgtgattttaatgtcttttttattctgtaaagcactttgaattactttgtgtatgaattgtgctatacaaataaacttgccttgcctttttttAATTGAATCAAAATCTGGTGGTTACAAACTGTCTTAATCTTGCTAGTTTTTGAATACATGTCATAAGCAATAACAACCAGGATGCACTGATGAGGATGTTGTGGAGGAAACCTGGATGGACTAGAGCCAGtcgattgtttgtttttaaagtatgtgttaaaaatattcACAACGAGTTAATCAATCAGTCTGAAGGATATGAaatcattttgagtttaaggAGTACAGGACAAATGCACATGCCAGGAGTCACATAGGCCTAATGCTGGGAGGAGGTTCTGATATATTCACCTCAACTATCCCAAAGTATACATTCTATAATTGAATATACATGCAGCAAGAGTCACTCAGGTATGTCCTGCTATGACATTAGAGCATATCACTAAGGAACAGGTATTTAGGCCGACCAATTCAGGGTAAATGCCGTCTTCAACCACAATCT encodes:
- the adora2aa gene encoding adenosine A2a receptor a — translated: MLDTPSVFYIILELLIAVLSVLGNVLVCWAVGLNSNLQTITNFFVVSLAVADIAVGVLAIPFAIVISTGFCSNFYGCLFIACFVLVLTQSSIFSLLAIAIDRYIAIKIPLRYNSLVTGQRARGIIAICWLLSIIIGLTPMMGWHEPEESEPHLPPELLCPPGYMNCFFESVVDMSYMVYFNFFGCVLVPLLLMLGIYLCIFMAARYQLKLIELKVVHGEKSRSTLQKEVQAAKSLAIIVGLFAVCWLPLHIINCFTLFCPDCDRPPGWILYFAILLSHGNSVVNPFIYAYRIREFRLTFHKIIHRHILGKKEQIESRVSHRMSIHHSISDSIRLKTNGLSLDVFTEPSSNGNNCECLYQCHGPVTPLGGGLVSVAHSPLSIIISSHCPKANICSIRSVSQIQVNQLLKNTEEPVSEITEDRQMSFTHNASLLDVNRQD